One Hydrogenispora ethanolica genomic region harbors:
- a CDS encoding SIS domain-containing protein: MDHTYMEIKSQFAALRKTFDYIAARQDEVLKFYKEKAPQSIVFTGCGSSYSLCQSAEFTSRIRLGKPAAAIPSGDLMLHAKNYLKMLEGALVIAPTRSGSTSEVIHAIHNVKFLQPSLPVIGITCVENSDLAKIADLTLEIPWAFDESVCQTRTVTNLYLVNLLVLAYLSGDQKLIKELDAAISAGDGFIAKYEGKLKIVAGNDWQDALILADGELQGLASEGALAFTEIARVPGRYHHLLDVRHGPMVLVNNRTLAVVSLDGEVTPYHLDLLRDLVQKGVMVITYSNSEIPPVPGVALQVSADLELDGAASGILFIYIAQALAYYKAIQKGVNPDQPEGLDPWIKL; encoded by the coding sequence TGATTATATCGCGGCGCGCCAAGATGAAGTGCTCAAATTCTACAAGGAGAAAGCACCGCAAAGTATCGTCTTTACGGGGTGCGGTTCCAGCTATAGCCTTTGTCAGTCGGCGGAATTTACTAGCAGGATAAGGTTGGGCAAGCCGGCAGCCGCCATTCCTTCAGGGGATTTGATGCTTCATGCCAAAAACTATTTAAAAATGCTTGAGGGGGCGCTCGTTATCGCTCCGACCCGCTCCGGAAGCACCAGCGAAGTAATACACGCGATTCATAACGTAAAATTCTTACAGCCATCCTTGCCGGTTATCGGAATTACTTGTGTAGAGAATTCCGACTTAGCCAAAATTGCCGATTTGACATTGGAAATTCCATGGGCTTTTGATGAAAGCGTCTGTCAGACAAGGACCGTTACCAATCTCTATTTGGTCAATTTACTCGTGCTGGCTTATTTATCCGGAGATCAAAAGTTAATCAAGGAACTTGATGCGGCGATCAGCGCCGGGGACGGTTTCATCGCAAAATACGAAGGAAAATTGAAAATTGTTGCGGGAAATGACTGGCAGGATGCATTGATACTGGCCGATGGGGAACTGCAAGGGCTTGCCAGCGAAGGCGCTCTGGCGTTCACCGAAATCGCCAGAGTTCCCGGGCGTTATCATCATCTATTGGATGTCCGGCATGGACCCATGGTATTAGTCAATAACCGCACTTTGGCGGTTGTGAGCTTAGACGGTGAAGTGACTCCTTATCACCTGGACTTGCTGCGTGATTTGGTCCAAAAAGGGGTAATGGTGATTACCTATAGCAATTCCGAGATTCCGCCAGTCCCCGGGGTGGCGTTGCAAGTTTCAGCCGATCTGGAGCTGGATGGCGCTGCATCCGGAATTCTGTTTATCTATATCGCGCAGGCGCTTGCTTATTATAAAGCAATTCAGAAAGGCGTTAATCCGGATCAGCCGGAGGGGTTGGACCCTTGGATTAAATTGTAA
- a CDS encoding carbohydrate kinase family protein, translated as MPEFDVLTLADLNVDLILSDAAPEFGQKEKIISGYLLEVGGSCPIFACQAAKLELRTAVAGAIGSNLFGDFIMARLRECGVNVSEVEVVDGLRTAASFALCRGNDRAILTDISGITAMSPQRVTDQLLRKAGHLHVGSYFLLTNLQPHLPEIARRAKRLGLTVSLDTNWDPAEQWQGVREVLEFTDLFLPNENEILAITGRRDLEAALAEVARFVPLVVVKRGSQGAIACNGKRTWTVPAYQADYIDGVGAGDSFDAGFIKGYLSGFSVERSLRLASYCGAQNTTATGGLKGQPYWRDLPQEFLAE; from the coding sequence TTGCCGGAATTTGATGTTTTAACATTGGCAGATCTCAATGTGGACTTGATCTTATCGGATGCCGCTCCCGAGTTTGGTCAGAAGGAGAAGATCATATCCGGGTATTTACTGGAGGTAGGCGGTTCCTGTCCGATCTTCGCCTGTCAGGCCGCAAAGTTGGAATTGAGGACGGCGGTGGCCGGAGCGATCGGGTCTAATCTGTTTGGCGATTTTATAATGGCCCGCCTGCGTGAATGCGGAGTGAATGTCAGTGAAGTCGAGGTGGTGGATGGACTGCGGACAGCCGCTAGTTTTGCGCTCTGCCGCGGCAATGACCGCGCCATCCTTACCGACATTAGCGGAATAACCGCCATGTCGCCCCAGCGCGTCACTGACCAGCTGTTAAGGAAGGCCGGCCATCTTCATGTGGGAAGTTATTTTCTATTAACCAATCTGCAACCCCATCTTCCGGAGATCGCCCGGCGGGCGAAACGTTTGGGCTTGACGGTCAGCCTGGACACGAATTGGGATCCCGCTGAGCAATGGCAGGGAGTCCGGGAGGTTTTAGAATTTACCGATCTGTTTTTGCCGAACGAAAATGAAATTTTGGCGATCACGGGGAGGCGGGATTTGGAGGCGGCGCTGGCGGAGGTGGCCCGGTTCGTTCCGTTGGTCGTGGTAAAAAGAGGTTCCCAGGGGGCCATCGCCTGCAACGGAAAGCGTACCTGGACCGTACCGGCTTATCAAGCGGATTATATCGATGGAGTGGGAGCCGGAGACAGTTTTGATGCCGGTTTTATAAAAGGTTACTTGAGCGGATTTTCTGTTGAAAGGTCCTTGCGCTTGGCTAGCTATTGTGGGGCGCAGAATACGACTGCCACGGGCGGCCTCAAAGGCCAACCGTATTGGAGAGACCTTCCTCAGGAATTTTTGGCGGAATGA